The Girardinichthys multiradiatus isolate DD_20200921_A chromosome 21, DD_fGirMul_XY1, whole genome shotgun sequence genomic sequence TGAGTACCATTCTTTACACTGCTGGGAGGTTGCATATGGGTAAGGATGTATATGGATATAGCTTTGGCAGACAGGCTTGAATCTTGCATGTATGCATAGATACATAAATTCCTTCCAGATATCTCATAGAAAACTATAGAATATTGCACAGCCCAAATTAAATTCCTAGTTCTCACCAGATTTGTTGATATTAATCTGTGCCAGAGTTTGGGACAGGTCCGTGGCCCCCTGCACTCCTGGGCTTCCTGGGATGATATGGATGGCGTTCCTGCGGCCGGATCGCCGAGAAGCGATGAAGTCCTCGTAAGTTGCCTCCACATCTGTCATCATTGACACACCTCACCATAGCATTGCCTTTTTCATACACAGCAACAAATGCTGACAGCTAGCTCAAGGGGCACACAGATGTAAACATGTACTGCATTTAAAGACAGTATTACAAAATTCAGAGAAGTCTttgagcttttcttttttttctctcgaGTAACTGTGTGTGCTGAGGACACATCAGAAGAAAGTGAGACACACTTCAGACGCTCGTTCCATACATCCCTCCGTTCCTTCTTATTTCACAACCTAATCCCTGATTAATCTTTTTTAATCTCAGTCTAGGGTACAGGCAACCCTACAAAGATAAAGAAGAGACACTCTGTGGGCGGTAATACAGAGGAGAAGAGAACTTGAAGAAAGGTGGTGTTGGACAGATGCAGACAGCAACCAAAAATGCACGGTCAAAGGGGTAATTAAGAAGGCGTCACTTTGCACATTAGAGTACATTGATATTGTGTAGCTCTGAGATGTTGATTAAACCCTTCTGTTGACAGGCCAGCTCTCTGTATCAATCCAGCTGGAGAAGGCTGCCCTTTAGCAATGAGCACACTCAGCCTTTTTTTTTCCGCTACTTGAAATCTATCAATCtgagatttcttttttactgTGCCAACTGGAAATCCTgcattacaaaacaaacaaactcacAATTTAGAGCCACAAACAGAAAATCTAGGTTTCCTGAGACAATGACAACTCCCACACACTTAAAagtgtgattttgttttaaaaaatgtattttagaaaTGAAGAAAATGCACAAAGTGCGCCTGGCTCAAACATCCATTCATGGGTATTTCTAATAGCTGCATAGGCAATGACTGACTAAAGCAATTTTTGGACATCTTGTCTGTCATCATTCAAGCACACTCCCATTCACCTGTCATTCTTAACATGGTGtaaaaaaaatggcaaaaacgtAACAGTTGCCTTGCCTGTACAACTGACAGGCTGAGCACAGAGACAGGTGAGATGCAACAGACAGCATGAAGGAAAATGTAATCATTTAAGTCAGGGATGATAACATCCTTCTAAATTGTAAGttcacataagaaaaaacataaataacccGACCTTTATGAGTCTGTCTGTAGCCCTCATGCCAGGTTATATAATGGATAGTCTGCAACATCGTAAACTATCCACTCATCTGAATTTAATTCTAAAAGTCCCATAACTTTcatataaaacacacacacctaacCATTAGCACTACAGATGCATCTATTATAGTTATTTTCAACAGTCTGAGTGTTCTTTGTAGCTTTAAGTAGCATTCATCACACATGTTATCTGTTTTTATACTTAGTTGAAATGTTAGTTGACAGTTGAGATAGGTGTCCTGGCCTGGAGCCTCCAAACGAGTgtttaaaacacagcaaaatacACAACAAGGTAAGAGTCAAGTGGGCTCCTCTGCCTTCTCTGTCATGAGAAAACCATTTCATTTGCTGCAAAACAGAGAATCAGCACTGATTCCATTAGTAAAGAGCTAGTTTTTACATTCCCCACAGAGGCCATATTCTATATAGTCTTTGTCTTATCGAGAGCTGGCCTGAGGTTCAAGCAAAGTAAGCTGCTGCTtagagcccacaggccccaaaGGCCCTTGAATTCTAACAGAATATACTGTATATCTGAActtgttttgttgttctttgtAGACAAGTGTAATCAAAAATTcagtcctcttttttttttgacaatcaGATTCAAAcatcttaatttatgatttgCAGGTGTACTGTGTTTTAAgaaatacagtggggagaacaggtatttgatacactgtcgattttgcaggttttccaacTTGCATGTAGAAGTCCTTACTATTTAATCATAGGTacaatgctaattaattacttaaaaatcacactgtgattttctggatttttgttttagatgttgtcattcacagttgaagagtaccgaTGATaacaaattaaagacttctatgTGCTTTACAAgcgggaaaacctgcaaaatcgtcagtatatcaaatacttgttctccccactgtagatGCTCAAATGCAGTGTGGagtcctttaaaaaataaatcttttttgtcAAAGGTTTAGCCACCTCTAAGGCTGTCCAGCCCTGACAGGGCTCACTCATATCAACAAACACCACTGGTAATTGCAAATAAATCCTAACAAGTAGCTACGAGAATTTTCTAGACTTAACCAATTAATCCTGGCCTGTTTTCCCCTTCTGTTTTAAAGCGCCTTGCATCAGACAAGATGGCAAGAGCAAATGACGAAGTCAGAGAAACTACCCAATCTCCAAATATATATTCACCTGACCACAACACTTTACCTCGCAtgctatttatttatctatcaaATAACACACATTACCTAATGTGATTGTCAATAAGGGAATTTAATGTTGGGGCTaatgtaaactgtaaaatat encodes the following:
- the pkia gene encoding cAMP-dependent protein kinase inhibitor alpha, whose translation is MMTDVEATYEDFIASRRSGRRNAIHIIPGSPGVQGATDLSQTLAQININKSGDEEDDTEKGQDSCAKEEETQAEGS